The Bombus terrestris chromosome 4, iyBomTerr1.2, whole genome shotgun sequence genome has a window encoding:
- the LOC100648392 gene encoding ral GTPase-activating protein subunit beta isoform X3: MNLGVFNRVNLKDTQGGMYSEWASLSVLIQQGSEESQSVLEKFSPGAGKEVALSIVRQLAANLGITQAAEPSPLCTDKEVQWCMEVICFGLSLPLAEHDTVRDCVNVYCEWLSALYSTPKICVPRPIIDDPNFYARKIISHFHNLFVPRKGEGTDTINRQAVLCHRVLRTLQQIARGPATLERETWESLLLFLIGINDALLAPPATREDAGEQLCERVLGVLLEVWLVACERNFPSPPLWRTLRESCLRWRHRLALVEQWNRVCLALTARLLQIMYGPMFPELKISEEDSQLVPPTMSDEAVAQAWYRLLRTIGDPVDLCRPAVISQTQAFLQYAIASPNVIDPCQHPCLQSLPQIFLKAIKGIAGQVDAFLGVSQACCWEECCVSTITCGSASTGSGGVGWDKSSSKDMTQPSPTPPTQRRLAKSFSVTPSAVTKGIPKASLIGLTTSRVSSTPPMLISNSGPSSASSTTSMTSLVQDIRPPLAPGRPKCNSILHLFGEWLFEAAFIGTDGWSQNLPQPSGASKRPSSVLVEGPSSLQETVNDVPPALCIDRYESGRAEALGALCRIFCAKKTGEEILPIYLARFYQAMNHGLKVDESRECGETLASILLNSADLFRLDLNGVQVLVPAVISALETVLPEKDLKLKSNVVSKSDLRRASIHLLISTLALPLHFQNLTIKELPTFLSPMVTDKNHVTFAQLKSRLMNLLINALQVETDSQNTHMLLGALLLSVQDSAAAEEVEQVTQPDALAHDSAVNLLSSVTSDSASQISISSDQRSLGDTSDITTLQEECVAFDSAHALFVRATYLVCHRLISSWKTDLNISLAALEILSGLARTRIRETARKLTDALECKRAVKWLCDYIAYQCWRPPPAHSKDLHSSIVAAFSCLKTWLTAHSQLLQDKDCLTTVLEVVELGVSGTKSVGKPGEPIKMKDEKELKPASMRVRDAADALLTVILEQVGYFPSACGAQSLSSLLDEVSLLRHCNSWTGGRVPRQAAVERFRYFVAENATILALLEEPLGNDQDPQPTVTVLIRGPFGRHAWTMQLRHLPRHRSSIRSVNTNPGRPLPLAEAAPRTDYKPKFFPDNVDRIPHCKVDESIPSLEAVMNDNDVIRNEHQILSQLLERQMNIETKYCDGNDKVSEEKTEECVPPHICHEFQTARLFLSHFGFLNIEPKENNESRNSGLTALDPTIPGFYLDLETLDNISPRTCDTVYIFYVKAGQKTSTEILSNVLHESNVSSNFLEFLNSLGWPVSVSTHAGWTGHISTSWRVTPQLNVPQPAHSDHGGALYNGDTHVLYWADVSSEIAFVVPTQLNNMVNSDSLEETSYGSDISSNQVWFERSISESTSPRNSGTGQNTMQNSRTMSLDLEKQPPSLTGSNSCTSSNVDLVKPRKTAKQVLPVQTDIKIMVVWLESLEDFAQFPISDLLPCTYSGLEQSRVIQVSDVQVIFLQALSSGLMRVRLQGPVSRINLATPLIDGMVVSRRVLGTLVRQTALNMGRRKRLDNDSYHPPHVRRRLKIQEMVQKYKKNLTEPELLTLLFSSTQTYQI; the protein is encoded by the exons ATGAATTTAGGCGTGTTTAATAGAGTTAATCTTAAG gatacCCAAGGAGGAATGTATTCCGAATGGGCTTCTCTAAGTGTTCTAATTCAACAAGGCTCAGAAGAAAGTCAAAGTGTCCTAGAAAAGTTTTCTCCTGGAGCAGGAAAAGAAGTTGCTTTATCTATTGTACGTCAATTGGCTGCAAATCTTGGCATTACACAAGCAGCTGAGCCTAGTCCATTATGTACAGATAAGGAAGTACAATGGTGTATGGAAGTAATATGTTTTGGACTATCCTTACCTTTGGCTGAGCATGATACTGTTAGAGATTGTGTTAATGTATATTGTGAGTGGTTGTCTGCACTATATTCTACACCGAAGATATGTGTACCTAGACCAATCATAGATGATCCTAATTTCTATGCCAGAAAAATAATCAgccattttcataatttatttgTTCCACGAAAAGGAGAAG gAACAGATACAATTAATAGGCAAGCTGTTTTATGTCATAGAGTACTTAGAACATTGCAACAAATTGCAAGAGGACCTGCCACTTTAGAAAGAGAAACCTGGgagagtttattattatttcttattggtATTAATGATGCACTTTTAGCTCCTCCAGCAACAAGAGAAGATGCTGGAGAGCAGTTATGTGAAAGAGTTCTAGGTGTATTGTTAGAG GTATGGTTAGTAGCATGTGAACGCAATTTTCCATCACCACCATTATGGCGCACATTAAGAGAGTCATGTCTTCGTTGGCGACACAGATTAGCATTGGTAGAACAATGGAATCGTGTTTGCCTTGCTCTTACAGCAAGGCTCTTGCAAATTATGTATGGTCCAATGTTTCCAGAATTAAAAATAA GTGAAGAAGATTCTCAACTTGTGCCACCTACAATGTCAGATGAAGCAGTAGCTCAAGCATGGTATAGATTGTTGCGAACTATAGGTGATCCTGTTGATCTATGCAGACCTGCTGTTATTTCACAGACTCAAGCATTTTTACAGTATGCTATTGCAAGCCCAAATGTAATAGATCCGTGTCAACATCCATGTTTACAAAGCTTGccacaaatatttttaaaagccaTTAAAGGTATAGCTGGACAAGTGGATGCTTTCCTTG GAGTTTCACAGGCATGTTGCTGGGAAGAATGTTGTGTATCTACCATCACATGTGGATCTGCTAGCACTGGAAGTGGAGGTGTAGGATGGGATAAATCAAGTAGTAAGGATATGACACAACCTTCTCCTACACCTCCAACGCAACGCAGACTTGCCAAAAGTTTCAGTGTAACACCTTCTGCAGTGACTAAGG GAATTCCAAAAGCTTCCTTGATTGGTTTAACAACAAGTCGTGTGTCAAGTACACCACCTATGTTGATATCTAATTCAGGACCATCTTCAGCCTCAAGTACAACAT CTATGACTTCATTAGTCCAAGACATTAGACCTCCTTTAGCTCCAGGACGACCAAAATGTAACAGTATATTACATCTTTTTGGTGAATGGTTATTCGAAGCTGCATTTATAGGTACTGATGGATGGTCACAAAATTTACCAC AACCATCAGGTGCATCAAAACGTCCATCTTCTGTACTTGTTGAGGGTCCTAGTTCTTTGCAAGAAACTGTTAACGATGTTCCACCAGCTCTTTGCATAGATCGTTATGAATCCGGAAGAGCAGAAGCTTTGGGAGCACTATGTCGAATATTTTGTGCTAAAAAGACCGGAGAAGAAATTTTACCTATTTATCTAGCTAGATTTTATCAAGCAATGAATCATGGTCTTAAAGTTGATGAg TCCCGAGAATGCGGTGAAACGTTAGCAAGTATTCTTTTGAATTCTGCTGATTTATTTCGTCTAGATCTAAATGGTGTACAAGTGTTAGTGCCTGCAGTAATATCGGCTTTAGAAACCGTACTTCCAGAAAAAGATTTAAAACTTAAATCTAATGTTGTATCAAAATCGGACTTACGAAGAGCCTCAATACATTTGTTAATATCAACGCTGGCGTTACCTCTACACTTTCAA AACCTTACTATCAAAGAACTTCCAACGTTTCTAAGTCCTATGGTTACTGACAAAAATCATGTAACGTTTGCACAGTTAAAATCGAGACTTATGAATTTGCTTATAAATGCACTACAAGTTGAAACTGATTCTCAGAATACTCATATGTTGTTAG GTGCTCTTTTGTTAAGTGTACAAGACTCTGCAGCAGCAGAAGAAGTTGAGCAAGTCACACAACCTGACGCGCTGGCACATGATTCTGCCGTAAATTTATTATCATCAG TCACCAGCGATTCTGCCAGTCAAATAAGTATATCCAGTGACCAACGTTCGCTCGGTGACACATCTGATATTACAACTCTTCAAGAGGAATGTGTTGCATTTG ATTCAGCTCATGCTCTTTTTGTAAGAGCTACATATTTAGTTTGTCACAGATTAATATCATCATGGAAGacagatttaaatatttctctaGCAGCTCTTGAGATATTATCAGGATTAGCTAGAACACGTATTCGTGAAAcag CAAGGAAACTAACAG ATGCTTTAGAATGTAAACGGGCTGTGAAATGGCTCTGCGACTATATTGCATATCAGTGTTGGCGTCCACCACCAGCTCATTCTAAAGATCTTCATTCTTCTATTGTTGCTGCATTTAGTTGTTTAAAAACTTGGCTCACTGCTCATTCACAACTGTTAcaa GATAAGGATTGCTTAACAACAGTTCTGGAAGTAGTCGAACTTGGTGTGTCAGGAACAAAAAGTGTAGGAAAACCTGGTGAACCCATTAAAATgaaagatgagaaagaattAAAACCAGCATCTATGCGTGTTAGAGACGCTGCTGACGCGCTTCTTACCGTCATTTTAGAACAA GTTGGTTATTTCCCTAGTGCATGTGGAGCACAATCATTGTCATCTTTACTAGATGAAGTATCACTTCTCCGACATTGTAATAGTTGGACTGGGGGTCGAGTTCCACGTCAAGCAGCAGTTGAAAGATTTCGATATTTTGTTGCAGAAAATGCTACTATATTAGCATTATTAGAAGAACCACTTGGAAATGATCAAGATCCACAACCTACTGTAACTGTATTAATACGTGGTCCATTTGGAAGACATGCTTGGACGATGCAGCTTCGACATTTACCAAGACATAGATCTAGTATAAGAAGTGTAAATACAAATCCAGGTCGACCACTGCCATTAGCTGAAGCTGCTCCACGAACAGATTACAAACCTAAATTCTTTCCTGATAATGTAGATCGaattccacattgtaaagt GGATGAATCTATTCCAAGTTTAGAAGCAGTTATGAATGATAATGATGTAATCAGAAATGAACATCAAATTTTGTCACAATTGTTAGAGCGTCAAATGAatattgaaacaaaatattGTGATGGAAATGATAAAGTTTCAGAGGAAAAGACAGAAGAATGTGTACCTCCTCACATTTGCCATGAATTTCAAACTGCACGTCTGTTTCTAAGTCATTTTGGTTTTTTAAATATCGAACCTAAAGAAAACAATGAATCTAGAAACAGTGGCCTTACTGCTTTAGATCCAACCATTCCAGGATTTTATTTAGACTTAGAAACTTTAGATAACATTAGTCCAAGAACATGTGATACtgtttacattttttatgtaaaagCTGGTCAAAAAACTTCTACagaaatattatctaacgtg ttacATGAATCGAATGTATCATCGAATTTCTTAGAATTCTTAAATTCTCTTGGCTGGCCAGTTTCTGTATCAACACATGCCGGTTGGACTGGACATATTTCTACTTCATGGAGAGTAACACCACAATTGAATGTACCACAACCAGCTCATAGTGATCATGGTGGAGCCCTTTATAATGGTGATACTCATGTACTTTATTGGGCAGATGTTAGCTCAGAAATTGCCTTTGTTGTACCCACTCAGTTAAACAATATGGTAAATTCGGACTCACTGGAGGAAACAAGTTATGGTAGTGATATCAGTTCTAATCAAG TTTGGTTTGAAAGAAGCATTAGTGAAAGTACTTCACCTCGAAATAGTGGGACAGGACAGAATACAATGCAAAACTCGCGAACAATGTCACTTGATTTAGAAAAACAGCCACCTAGTTTAACAGGATCTAATTCCTGTACCTCTTCTAATGTGGATTTAGTAAAACCAAGAAAAACAGCTAAACAAGTTTTACCTGTACAAACTGACATTAAAATTATGGTTGTTTGGCTAGAGAGTTTAGAGGATTTTGCTCAATTTCCAATTA GTGATCTTCTTCCTTGTACTTATAGCGGTCTTGAACAATCAAGAGTCATTCAAGTATCAGATGTACAAGTAATTTTTCTCCAAGCTCTCAGTAGTGGATTAATGAGAGTCAGATTGCAAGGTCCAGTTTCTAGAATTAATTTGGCCACTCCACTAATTGATGGGATGGTTGTGTCTAGAAGGGTATTGGGAACACTTGTTAGACAAACAGCATTAAATATGGGACGTAGGAAAAGGCTTGACAATGAtag tTACCACCCACCACATGTACGTAGACGTTTGAAGATTCAAGAAATGgtacaaaaatataagaaaaatttaacCGAACCAGAGCTACTAACACTTTTATTTAGTAGTACCCAAACTTAtcaaatttag
- the LOC100648392 gene encoding ral GTPase-activating protein subunit beta isoform X4: MNLGVFNRVNLKDTQGGMYSEWASLSVLIQQGSEESQSVLEKFSPGAGKEVALSIVRQLAANLGITQAAEPSPLCTDKEVQWCMEVICFGLSLPLAEHDTVRDCVNVYCEWLSALYSTPKICVPRPIIDDPNFYARKIISHFHNLFVPRKGEVWPFLYQDLGTDTINRQAVLCHRVLRTLQQIARGPATLERETWESLLLFLIGINDALLAPPATREDAGEQLCERVLGVLLEVWLVACERNFPSPPLWRTLRESCLRWRHRLALVEQWNRVCLALTARLLQIMYGPMFPELKISEEDSQLVPPTMSDEAVAQAWYRLLRTIGDPVDLCRPAVISQTQAFLQYAIASPNVIDPCQHPCLQSLPQIFLKAIKGIAGQVDAFLGVSQACCWEECCVSTITCGSASTGSGGVGWDKSSSKDMTQPSPTPPTQRRLAKSFSVTPSAVTKGIPKASLIGLTTSRVSSTPPMLISNSGPSSASSTTSMTSLVQDIRPPLAPGRPKCNSILHLFGEWLFEAAFIGTDGWSQNLPQPSGASKRPSSVLVEGPSSLQETVNDVPPALCIDRYESGRAEALGALCRIFCAKKTGEEILPIYLARFYQAMNHGLKVDESRECGETLASILLNSADLFRLDLNGVQVLVPAVISALETVLPEKDLKLKSNVVSKSDLRRASIHLLISTLALPLHFQNLTIKELPTFLSPMVTDKNHVTFAQLKSRLMNLLINALQVETDSQNTHMLLGALLLSVQDSAAAEEVEQVTQPDALAHDSAVNLLSSDSAHALFVRATYLVCHRLISSWKTDLNISLAALEILSGLARTRIRETARKLTDALECKRAVKWLCDYIAYQCWRPPPAHSKDLHSSIVAAFSCLKTWLTAHSQLLQDKDCLTTVLEVVELGVSGTKSVGKPGEPIKMKDEKELKPASMRVRDAADALLTVILEQVGYFPSACGAQSLSSLLDEVSLLRHCNSWTGGRVPRQAAVERFRYFVAENATILALLEEPLGNDQDPQPTVTVLIRGPFGRHAWTMQLRHLPRHRSSIRSVNTNPGRPLPLAEAAPRTDYKPKFFPDNVDRIPHCKVDESIPSLEAVMNDNDVIRNEHQILSQLLERQMNIETKYCDGNDKVSEEKTEECVPPHICHEFQTARLFLSHFGFLNIEPKENNESRNSGLTALDPTIPGFYLDLETLDNISPRTCDTVYIFYVKAGQKTSTEILSNVLHESNVSSNFLEFLNSLGWPVSVSTHAGWTGHISTSWRVTPQLNVPQPAHSDHGGALYNGDTHVLYWADVSSEIAFVVPTQLNNMVNSDSLEETSYGSDISSNQVWFERSISESTSPRNSGTGQNTMQNSRTMSLDLEKQPPSLTGSNSCTSSNVDLVKPRKTAKQVLPVQTDIKIMVVWLESLEDFAQFPISDLLPCTYSGLEQSRVIQVSDVQVIFLQALSSGLMRVRLQGPVSRINLATPLIDGMVVSRRVLGTLVRQTALNMGRRKRLDNDSYHPPHVRRRLKIQEMVQKYKKNLTEPELLTLLFSSTQTYQI, from the exons ATGAATTTAGGCGTGTTTAATAGAGTTAATCTTAAG gatacCCAAGGAGGAATGTATTCCGAATGGGCTTCTCTAAGTGTTCTAATTCAACAAGGCTCAGAAGAAAGTCAAAGTGTCCTAGAAAAGTTTTCTCCTGGAGCAGGAAAAGAAGTTGCTTTATCTATTGTACGTCAATTGGCTGCAAATCTTGGCATTACACAAGCAGCTGAGCCTAGTCCATTATGTACAGATAAGGAAGTACAATGGTGTATGGAAGTAATATGTTTTGGACTATCCTTACCTTTGGCTGAGCATGATACTGTTAGAGATTGTGTTAATGTATATTGTGAGTGGTTGTCTGCACTATATTCTACACCGAAGATATGTGTACCTAGACCAATCATAGATGATCCTAATTTCTATGCCAGAAAAATAATCAgccattttcataatttatttgTTCCACGAAAAGGAGAAG TCTGGCCATTTTTATATCAGGATCTAG gAACAGATACAATTAATAGGCAAGCTGTTTTATGTCATAGAGTACTTAGAACATTGCAACAAATTGCAAGAGGACCTGCCACTTTAGAAAGAGAAACCTGGgagagtttattattatttcttattggtATTAATGATGCACTTTTAGCTCCTCCAGCAACAAGAGAAGATGCTGGAGAGCAGTTATGTGAAAGAGTTCTAGGTGTATTGTTAGAG GTATGGTTAGTAGCATGTGAACGCAATTTTCCATCACCACCATTATGGCGCACATTAAGAGAGTCATGTCTTCGTTGGCGACACAGATTAGCATTGGTAGAACAATGGAATCGTGTTTGCCTTGCTCTTACAGCAAGGCTCTTGCAAATTATGTATGGTCCAATGTTTCCAGAATTAAAAATAA GTGAAGAAGATTCTCAACTTGTGCCACCTACAATGTCAGATGAAGCAGTAGCTCAAGCATGGTATAGATTGTTGCGAACTATAGGTGATCCTGTTGATCTATGCAGACCTGCTGTTATTTCACAGACTCAAGCATTTTTACAGTATGCTATTGCAAGCCCAAATGTAATAGATCCGTGTCAACATCCATGTTTACAAAGCTTGccacaaatatttttaaaagccaTTAAAGGTATAGCTGGACAAGTGGATGCTTTCCTTG GAGTTTCACAGGCATGTTGCTGGGAAGAATGTTGTGTATCTACCATCACATGTGGATCTGCTAGCACTGGAAGTGGAGGTGTAGGATGGGATAAATCAAGTAGTAAGGATATGACACAACCTTCTCCTACACCTCCAACGCAACGCAGACTTGCCAAAAGTTTCAGTGTAACACCTTCTGCAGTGACTAAGG GAATTCCAAAAGCTTCCTTGATTGGTTTAACAACAAGTCGTGTGTCAAGTACACCACCTATGTTGATATCTAATTCAGGACCATCTTCAGCCTCAAGTACAACAT CTATGACTTCATTAGTCCAAGACATTAGACCTCCTTTAGCTCCAGGACGACCAAAATGTAACAGTATATTACATCTTTTTGGTGAATGGTTATTCGAAGCTGCATTTATAGGTACTGATGGATGGTCACAAAATTTACCAC AACCATCAGGTGCATCAAAACGTCCATCTTCTGTACTTGTTGAGGGTCCTAGTTCTTTGCAAGAAACTGTTAACGATGTTCCACCAGCTCTTTGCATAGATCGTTATGAATCCGGAAGAGCAGAAGCTTTGGGAGCACTATGTCGAATATTTTGTGCTAAAAAGACCGGAGAAGAAATTTTACCTATTTATCTAGCTAGATTTTATCAAGCAATGAATCATGGTCTTAAAGTTGATGAg TCCCGAGAATGCGGTGAAACGTTAGCAAGTATTCTTTTGAATTCTGCTGATTTATTTCGTCTAGATCTAAATGGTGTACAAGTGTTAGTGCCTGCAGTAATATCGGCTTTAGAAACCGTACTTCCAGAAAAAGATTTAAAACTTAAATCTAATGTTGTATCAAAATCGGACTTACGAAGAGCCTCAATACATTTGTTAATATCAACGCTGGCGTTACCTCTACACTTTCAA AACCTTACTATCAAAGAACTTCCAACGTTTCTAAGTCCTATGGTTACTGACAAAAATCATGTAACGTTTGCACAGTTAAAATCGAGACTTATGAATTTGCTTATAAATGCACTACAAGTTGAAACTGATTCTCAGAATACTCATATGTTGTTAG GTGCTCTTTTGTTAAGTGTACAAGACTCTGCAGCAGCAGAAGAAGTTGAGCAAGTCACACAACCTGACGCGCTGGCACATGATTCTGCCGTAAATTTATTATCATCAG ATTCAGCTCATGCTCTTTTTGTAAGAGCTACATATTTAGTTTGTCACAGATTAATATCATCATGGAAGacagatttaaatatttctctaGCAGCTCTTGAGATATTATCAGGATTAGCTAGAACACGTATTCGTGAAAcag CAAGGAAACTAACAG ATGCTTTAGAATGTAAACGGGCTGTGAAATGGCTCTGCGACTATATTGCATATCAGTGTTGGCGTCCACCACCAGCTCATTCTAAAGATCTTCATTCTTCTATTGTTGCTGCATTTAGTTGTTTAAAAACTTGGCTCACTGCTCATTCACAACTGTTAcaa GATAAGGATTGCTTAACAACAGTTCTGGAAGTAGTCGAACTTGGTGTGTCAGGAACAAAAAGTGTAGGAAAACCTGGTGAACCCATTAAAATgaaagatgagaaagaattAAAACCAGCATCTATGCGTGTTAGAGACGCTGCTGACGCGCTTCTTACCGTCATTTTAGAACAA GTTGGTTATTTCCCTAGTGCATGTGGAGCACAATCATTGTCATCTTTACTAGATGAAGTATCACTTCTCCGACATTGTAATAGTTGGACTGGGGGTCGAGTTCCACGTCAAGCAGCAGTTGAAAGATTTCGATATTTTGTTGCAGAAAATGCTACTATATTAGCATTATTAGAAGAACCACTTGGAAATGATCAAGATCCACAACCTACTGTAACTGTATTAATACGTGGTCCATTTGGAAGACATGCTTGGACGATGCAGCTTCGACATTTACCAAGACATAGATCTAGTATAAGAAGTGTAAATACAAATCCAGGTCGACCACTGCCATTAGCTGAAGCTGCTCCACGAACAGATTACAAACCTAAATTCTTTCCTGATAATGTAGATCGaattccacattgtaaagt GGATGAATCTATTCCAAGTTTAGAAGCAGTTATGAATGATAATGATGTAATCAGAAATGAACATCAAATTTTGTCACAATTGTTAGAGCGTCAAATGAatattgaaacaaaatattGTGATGGAAATGATAAAGTTTCAGAGGAAAAGACAGAAGAATGTGTACCTCCTCACATTTGCCATGAATTTCAAACTGCACGTCTGTTTCTAAGTCATTTTGGTTTTTTAAATATCGAACCTAAAGAAAACAATGAATCTAGAAACAGTGGCCTTACTGCTTTAGATCCAACCATTCCAGGATTTTATTTAGACTTAGAAACTTTAGATAACATTAGTCCAAGAACATGTGATACtgtttacattttttatgtaaaagCTGGTCAAAAAACTTCTACagaaatattatctaacgtg ttacATGAATCGAATGTATCATCGAATTTCTTAGAATTCTTAAATTCTCTTGGCTGGCCAGTTTCTGTATCAACACATGCCGGTTGGACTGGACATATTTCTACTTCATGGAGAGTAACACCACAATTGAATGTACCACAACCAGCTCATAGTGATCATGGTGGAGCCCTTTATAATGGTGATACTCATGTACTTTATTGGGCAGATGTTAGCTCAGAAATTGCCTTTGTTGTACCCACTCAGTTAAACAATATGGTAAATTCGGACTCACTGGAGGAAACAAGTTATGGTAGTGATATCAGTTCTAATCAAG TTTGGTTTGAAAGAAGCATTAGTGAAAGTACTTCACCTCGAAATAGTGGGACAGGACAGAATACAATGCAAAACTCGCGAACAATGTCACTTGATTTAGAAAAACAGCCACCTAGTTTAACAGGATCTAATTCCTGTACCTCTTCTAATGTGGATTTAGTAAAACCAAGAAAAACAGCTAAACAAGTTTTACCTGTACAAACTGACATTAAAATTATGGTTGTTTGGCTAGAGAGTTTAGAGGATTTTGCTCAATTTCCAATTA GTGATCTTCTTCCTTGTACTTATAGCGGTCTTGAACAATCAAGAGTCATTCAAGTATCAGATGTACAAGTAATTTTTCTCCAAGCTCTCAGTAGTGGATTAATGAGAGTCAGATTGCAAGGTCCAGTTTCTAGAATTAATTTGGCCACTCCACTAATTGATGGGATGGTTGTGTCTAGAAGGGTATTGGGAACACTTGTTAGACAAACAGCATTAAATATGGGACGTAGGAAAAGGCTTGACAATGAtag tTACCACCCACCACATGTACGTAGACGTTTGAAGATTCAAGAAATGgtacaaaaatataagaaaaatttaacCGAACCAGAGCTACTAACACTTTTATTTAGTAGTACCCAAACTTAtcaaatttag